The Nitrospirota bacterium genomic sequence TAAGGGAGGTATTCCATATAATCAATGAAGAAACAAGAAAACCTATTGAGGACCTTGTGGGAAAGGTTCTCAAGACCGGCAGCATAGGTGTCCATTATAACCACTTCCTCACATCAAGGGATGGTACAGAGAGGAGCATAGCAGATAGCGGCGCCCCGATCATTGATAAAGGCGGGAAGATTATCGGTGCAGTTCTGGTATTCAGGGACGTCACTGAGAGAAGAAAAATGGAGGCACAACTATTAAGGTCACAGAGGATAGAAGCGGTAGGAACCCTTGCATCAGGCATAGCCCATGATTTTAACAATCTTCTGTCAGCCATAATGGGATACTCTGAGATTATGCTGGAGATGGCAAAAGAAGGCGACCCATTTTACAAACCGGCAAATATAATATACAACGCAGCAGAAAGGGGAACAGAGCTGGTAAAGGGGATGCTTACAATAACACAAAGGAAGAAAATCGAAACAAAACCTGTAGACATAAATGAGGTCACTAAACACTCAATAGAGCTTCTTCGGAGGACCATTCCAGAAAATATAGAGATTATTACAAAGCTTGAAGAAGGCATACCATTGATAATGGCAAATTCCACCCAAATTCAGCAGGTGATTATGAACCTGTCTATAAATGCCCGCGATGCCATGCCTGATGGAGGTATATTGACCATAGAGACCGCAGTTGTAAGCGCAGAAGATAGCATCCCCTGGGACAAAGATAGCGGCGTGAAACTATCTGTTTCAGATACAGGATTGGGCATGGATGAAGATACAAAAAGAAAGATCTTTGATCCATTTTTTACCACAAAGGAGGAGGGGAAGGGCACAGGGCTCGGACTTTATACAGTGCATTTAATAACAAGCAATCATGGAGGATATATTAATCTTTACAGCGAGCCCAATAAGGGGACAAGGTTCAGCGTATACCTGCCGATAACAAAGGCTGTAGATATTGAGGAACCACTGAAGGCCGAAGAACTTATGGGCTCAGGAACAATACTTGTTATAGATGACGATGCTCATATAAGGGAACTCTGCAGGGATATACTTAGGCCTCTCGGTTACAGGGTTTTACTGGCAGGCGACGGAAGCGAGGGGATAGATGTCTTCAAGATGATGAAGGATGAAATATCATTGGTCATCACCGATATAATAATGCCGAAGATAGGCGGGAGTGAAGTATTTCAAGCGCTAAGGATCATAAAGCCTGATGCAAAGGTGATACTTTTGTCTGGTTACAGTCAGAATGGTTTTACAGATATAGATAAGCTGCTTAAAAGCGGTGCAAAGGGCTTCATTCAAAAACCTTTCACACGCTATGCCATTGCACAAGCCATCAAAAAGGCGCTGTCAGAAGAATAACCCCGAAAGAAAGCCCCGCCCGAGTTTTATGCCTCCTATATTCACCTCTTTTGTGATAGTTTGCCGTTAAGAGCG encodes the following:
- a CDS encoding response regulator — its product is MPRRLYGHLLLLVSLILTLTFLSYGHFTGKRQAEVYLKALKLNAEVIANNLAISCANYLVIRDYAAMEVFLLRSAELPDVRRIQVSDTDGKVLTDIVHNTGSSPAILYGLPSIKIPSSAKGSLQIENDQIVIYQPITAGSLLGWVKVNYSMDTVSDMKRILWRNSLLIGIAGILVSFVLILITLRPPIRAIKRLTDFARKLDDLKGEQIPVEHSFIEIEQLGESLNHASLELYSAERKLVEERERLAVTLRSIGDGVVATDTEGRIVLMNKAAEALTGWTVEEVEGKPLREVFHITEVEDNPLREVFHIINEETRKPIEDLVGKVLKTGSIGVHYNHFLTSRDGTERSIADSGAPIIDKGGKIIGAVLVFRDVTERRKMEAQLLRSQRIEAVGTLASGIAHDFNNLLSAIMGYSEIMLEMAKEGDPFYKPANIIYNAAERGTELVKGMLTITQRKKIETKPVDINEVTKHSIELLRRTIPENIEIITKLEEGIPLIMANSTQIQQVIMNLSINARDAMPDGGILTIETAVVSAEDSIPWDKDSGVKLSVSDTGLGMDEDTKRKIFDPFFTTKEEGKGTGLGLYTVHLITSNHGGYINLYSEPNKGTRFSVYLPITKAVDIEEPLKAEELMGSGTILVIDDDAHIRELCRDILRPLGYRVLLAGDGSEGIDVFKMMKDEISLVITDIIMPKIGGSEVFQALRIIKPDAKVILLSGYSQNGFTDIDKLLKSGAKGFIQKPFTRYAIAQAIKKALSEE